Proteins from a single region of Streptomyces spectabilis:
- a CDS encoding sensor histidine kinase: MTTWLAWGFFAAVTTATGTGVALWIACGLGFQLAVDSFVVTDTTLSLVFAVCGVAVAWRRPRNPIGWLLLGGGAAHAGTVLSLGLLALGLHADWDPATLRVLVTLALAFWPLGLRLFVPLALLFFPTGSLPGPRWRPVAWGTAALGGLFWLWSVTTPEPYALGGPSGYLRDLSWPPLEPYRAQTDLLGIFVPMLIDLAALIVRYRWGDERLRRQMLWLMLAVLCAVPWWPLGMNAEALQVLITAQPIAMAVAILCPQVLDIQWVVSRALLYMTLSLGVLGVYTAVVLFLDRVLRETFHIGGAALVAIAVAIAFHPVRGVLQHGIDRLLYGDRSDPVRALNRLGARLTDETGLDGLLLAVRDALRVPYAAFHLEGRAVAASGTPPPGCAMVPLPAPGTKAAELVVGTRRGQARLDAEDLRTLQVLVVPLGVAVRATVLSEQLQSSRERLVSAREEERRRLRRDLHDGLGPTLTGLAFTADAARNLVRSDPATAELLLDQLRGHASGAIDEIRRLVEGLRPPALDELGLVAALARQAERLSHRVGGAPLAITIDAPGRLPQLPAAVEVAAYRIATEALTNAARHSRADHALVRVRVDDALRIEVTDNGGPSALPWQAGVGLSTMAERAAELAGWCRCRPGPEGGEVSAVLPLRSD, translated from the coding sequence ATGACCACCTGGCTGGCATGGGGATTCTTCGCCGCCGTCACGACGGCCACCGGCACCGGTGTGGCCCTGTGGATCGCCTGCGGGCTCGGCTTCCAGCTCGCCGTCGACAGCTTCGTCGTGACGGACACCACCCTGTCCCTCGTCTTCGCGGTCTGCGGGGTCGCCGTGGCCTGGCGCCGCCCTCGCAACCCCATCGGCTGGCTCCTGCTCGGCGGCGGCGCGGCGCACGCCGGGACCGTCCTGAGCCTCGGCCTCCTCGCCCTCGGCCTGCACGCGGACTGGGACCCGGCGACGCTCCGCGTCCTGGTGACCCTCGCGCTCGCCTTCTGGCCGCTCGGCCTGCGGCTCTTCGTGCCCCTCGCGCTGCTGTTCTTCCCCACCGGGAGCCTGCCGGGCCCGCGCTGGCGGCCGGTGGCCTGGGGCACCGCCGCCCTCGGGGGCCTGTTCTGGCTGTGGAGCGTGACGACGCCGGAGCCGTACGCGCTCGGCGGTCCCTCGGGGTATCTGCGGGACCTCAGCTGGCCGCCGCTCGAACCGTACCGGGCGCAGACCGACCTCCTGGGCATCTTCGTGCCCATGCTCATCGACCTCGCCGCCCTGATAGTGCGCTACCGCTGGGGCGACGAGCGGCTGCGCCGCCAGATGCTGTGGCTGATGCTCGCGGTGCTCTGCGCGGTGCCCTGGTGGCCGCTCGGCATGAACGCGGAGGCGCTCCAGGTCCTCATCACCGCCCAGCCGATCGCCATGGCGGTCGCGATCCTGTGCCCGCAGGTCCTCGACATCCAGTGGGTGGTCTCCCGCGCCCTGCTGTACATGACGCTGTCCCTCGGGGTGCTCGGCGTCTACACGGCCGTGGTGCTCTTCCTCGACCGGGTGCTGCGGGAGACCTTCCACATCGGCGGCGCCGCCCTGGTCGCCATCGCCGTCGCGATCGCCTTCCACCCCGTGCGCGGCGTGCTCCAGCACGGCATCGACCGGCTCCTCTACGGCGACCGGAGCGACCCGGTGCGCGCGCTCAACCGGCTCGGCGCCCGGCTCACCGACGAGACCGGCCTGGACGGACTGCTCCTCGCGGTCCGCGACGCGCTGCGCGTGCCGTACGCCGCCTTCCACCTGGAAGGGCGGGCGGTGGCGGCCTCCGGCACCCCGCCGCCCGGCTGCGCGATGGTGCCGCTGCCCGCGCCCGGCACCAAGGCGGCCGAGCTGGTCGTGGGCACCCGCAGGGGGCAGGCCCGGCTCGACGCGGAGGACCTGCGCACCCTGCAGGTCCTGGTGGTGCCGCTGGGGGTCGCGGTGCGCGCGACCGTCCTGTCCGAGCAGCTCCAGTCCTCGCGCGAGCGCCTGGTCTCGGCCCGCGAGGAGGAGCGCAGACGGCTGCGCCGCGATCTGCACGACGGGCTCGGCCCCACCCTCACCGGCCTCGCCTTCACCGCCGACGCGGCGCGCAACCTGGTCCGCTCCGACCCGGCCACGGCCGAGCTCCTCCTGGACCAGCTGCGCGGGCACGCGAGCGGCGCCATCGACGAGATCCGCCGTCTCGTCGAGGGGCTGCGGCCGCCCGCGCTCGACGAGCTGGGGCTCGTCGCCGCCCTCGCCCGGCAGGCCGAGCGGCTGAGCCACCGCGTCGGCGGCGCGCCGCTCGCCATCACCATCGACGCGCCCGGCAGGCTCCCCCAGCTGCCGGCCGCGGTCGAGGTCGCGGCGTACCGGATCGCGACCGAGGCGCTGACGAACGCCGCCCGGCACTCGCGGGCCGACCACGCCCTGGTCCGGGTGCGGGTCGACGACGCGCTGCGCATCGAGGTCACCGACAACGGCGGCCCGTCCGCCCTGCCGTGGCAGGCCGGTGTCGGTCTGTCCACGATGGCGGAGCGGGCCGCCGAGCTCGCCGGCTGGTGCCGGTGCCGACCCGGGCCGGAGGGCGGGGAGGTGAGTGCCGTCCTCCCGTTGCGGTCCGACTAG
- a CDS encoding response regulator — protein sequence MAGRTAAVGSRALTTPADSSELTVVLADDHPVVRGGLRALLGSIDGIRVVGEASGGRDAVRETLLHRPLVLVIDLEMPDLDGVSATREVLASAPDTAVLVLTMFEDDESVFAAMRAGARGYILKGAAQDEIVRAVRCVAAGEAIFGPRIARRVAEWMARPRDAAARSPFPELTARELEVLDLIAAGMANPAIARRLQLAPKTISNHVSAIFVKLQVADRATAIVRARDAGLGRA from the coding sequence ATGGCAGGACGCACCGCCGCCGTTGGGAGCCGCGCCTTGACGACGCCCGCCGATTCCAGTGAGCTCACCGTGGTCCTGGCCGACGACCACCCCGTGGTCCGCGGGGGCCTGCGGGCACTGCTCGGGTCCATCGACGGCATCAGAGTGGTCGGCGAGGCGTCGGGCGGCCGTGACGCCGTGCGCGAGACGCTGCTCCACCGGCCCCTGGTGCTCGTCATCGACCTGGAGATGCCGGACCTCGACGGGGTCAGCGCGACCCGGGAAGTGCTCGCGTCCGCCCCGGACACGGCGGTGCTCGTCCTGACGATGTTCGAGGACGACGAGTCGGTGTTCGCGGCGATGCGGGCGGGCGCCCGCGGCTACATCCTCAAGGGCGCGGCGCAGGACGAGATCGTGCGCGCGGTCCGCTGCGTGGCCGCGGGAGAGGCCATCTTCGGGCCGCGCATCGCCCGCCGCGTGGCCGAGTGGATGGCCCGGCCGCGGGACGCCGCGGCGCGCTCGCCGTTCCCGGAACTGACGGCGCGCGAGCTGGAGGTGCTCGACCTGATCGCCGCGGGCATGGCCAATCCGGCGATCGCCCGCAGGCTCCAGCTGGCGCCGAAGACCATCAGCAACCACGTCTCGGCGATCTTTGTGAAGCTCCAGGTCGCGGACCGCGCCACGGCCATCGTGCGGGCCCGCGACGCCGGCCTCGGGCGGGCGTGA
- a CDS encoding hemolysin family protein, translated as MSALQLLLALLLVLANGFFVGAEFALVSVRRSQIEPLGTARARQVLYGLEHLPQMMAAAQFGITVCSLTLGAVAEPTVAHLLEPLFEAAHLPESVIHPLGYVIALAVVVFLHLVIGEMVPKNLAMAAPERTALWLSPGLVAFARLCRPVTAALGACARVILRLFRVEPKDEVEAVFTSVQLGRLVEDAGQAGLLDPQEQERLEDALELGSRPVTDVLLDSASLVTVGPSVTPDQVVDLTARTGYSRFPVRAESGAFMGYLHVKDVLDLEDTDRAVPQHVWHQMTTLRAELPLDDALSVMRHAATHLAQVADASGRILGLVALEDVLELLVGEVRDPAHRVTVPRATRGKELVR; from the coding sequence ATGAGCGCCCTCCAGCTCCTCCTCGCCCTCCTGCTCGTGCTCGCCAACGGCTTCTTCGTGGGGGCCGAGTTCGCGCTCGTCTCCGTGCGCCGCAGCCAGATCGAGCCGCTCGGCACGGCCCGGGCCCGCCAGGTCCTGTACGGCCTCGAACACCTGCCGCAGATGATGGCCGCCGCCCAGTTCGGCATCACCGTCTGCTCGTTGACGCTCGGCGCGGTCGCCGAGCCGACGGTGGCGCACCTCCTGGAGCCGCTGTTCGAGGCGGCCCATCTGCCGGAGAGCGTGATCCACCCCCTCGGGTACGTGATCGCGCTCGCGGTGGTCGTCTTCCTGCACCTCGTCATCGGCGAGATGGTCCCGAAGAACCTCGCGATGGCGGCGCCGGAGCGGACCGCGCTCTGGCTCAGTCCGGGCCTGGTCGCCTTCGCCCGGCTGTGCCGCCCGGTGACGGCCGCGCTCGGCGCCTGCGCCCGGGTGATCCTGCGGCTGTTCCGGGTCGAGCCCAAGGACGAGGTCGAGGCGGTCTTCACCAGCGTGCAGCTGGGCCGTCTGGTCGAGGACGCGGGCCAGGCGGGCCTGCTCGACCCGCAGGAGCAGGAGCGCCTGGAGGACGCCCTCGAACTGGGCTCGCGCCCGGTCACCGACGTCCTGCTCGACAGCGCGTCCCTGGTCACCGTCGGCCCGTCGGTCACCCCCGACCAGGTCGTCGACCTCACCGCCCGCACCGGCTACTCCCGCTTCCCGGTCCGCGCGGAGAGCGGTGCCTTCATGGGCTATCTGCACGTCAAGGACGTCCTCGACCTGGAGGACACCGACCGTGCGGTGCCGCAGCACGTCTGGCACCAGATGACGACGCTGCGGGCCGAACTGCCCCTGGACGACGCCCTGTCGGTGATGCGGCACGCCGCGACCCACCTGGCGCAGGTCGCCGACGCCTCCGGCCGGATCCTCGGTCTCGTGGCCCTGGAGGACGTCCTGGAGCTCCTGGTCGGCGAGGTCAGGGACCCGGCCCACCGGGTGACGGTGCCACGGGCGACACGGGGGAAGGAACTGGTGCGCTGA
- a CDS encoding hemolysin family protein codes for MTIPLLLLGAAFLLILANGFFVAAEFGLVTVERPDAEKAAADGDRRARRVVSSLKELSFQLSGTQLGITLTSLVVGMLAEPALAHLLAGPFTSVGLPEAAVPGVSVAVGMLLASAVQMVIGELVPKNWAVSRPLQVARFVAGPQHVFARLFRPVIAALNAVANRLVRALGVEPTEELASARTPGELVSLARHSARAGALEQDTADLFVRTLSLGELTAQHVLTPRVKVSALQSSATAEDVVNLTRATGLSRFPVYRERIDEIVGVVHLKDALAVPGHARLRTPVSRIAKAPLLVPETLPVQPLLERLRSEQPMAVVVDEYGGTAGVVTLEDIVEELVGEVRDEHDRQDLPELAAAPPEDGRPAWDADGGCRVDTLQRIGLDVPEGPYETVAGLVADLLGRIPAPGDRAELPGWRLAVRQVGHYRAERVRLVRTAGTRAGGDPATAAAGERAVAEAVV; via the coding sequence ATGACCATCCCCCTGCTGCTCCTCGGAGCGGCCTTCCTGCTGATCCTCGCCAACGGCTTCTTCGTCGCTGCCGAGTTCGGCCTCGTCACCGTCGAGCGACCCGATGCCGAGAAGGCGGCGGCCGACGGCGACCGCCGCGCCCGCAGGGTCGTGAGCTCCCTGAAGGAGCTGTCCTTCCAGCTGTCGGGCACACAGCTCGGCATCACCCTCACCTCCCTCGTCGTCGGCATGCTCGCCGAACCGGCCCTCGCGCACCTGCTCGCGGGCCCGTTCACCTCCGTGGGTCTGCCCGAAGCGGCGGTTCCCGGCGTGTCCGTGGCCGTCGGCATGCTCCTCGCGTCCGCCGTGCAGATGGTGATCGGCGAACTCGTGCCGAAGAACTGGGCGGTGTCGAGGCCGCTCCAGGTGGCCCGCTTCGTGGCGGGGCCGCAGCACGTCTTCGCACGGCTGTTCCGGCCGGTGATCGCCGCCCTGAACGCCGTGGCCAACCGGCTCGTCCGCGCCCTCGGCGTCGAGCCCACCGAGGAGCTGGCCTCCGCCCGCACCCCCGGCGAACTGGTGTCGCTCGCCCGGCACTCGGCCCGCGCCGGGGCCCTGGAGCAGGACACCGCCGACCTGTTCGTGCGCACCCTCTCGCTCGGCGAGCTCACCGCGCAGCACGTGCTGACGCCGCGCGTGAAGGTCAGCGCGCTGCAGTCGTCCGCGACCGCCGAGGACGTGGTCAACCTGACCCGCGCCACCGGTCTGTCCCGCTTCCCGGTCTACCGCGAGCGGATCGACGAGATCGTCGGCGTGGTCCACCTCAAGGACGCCCTCGCCGTGCCCGGGCACGCACGCCTTCGCACGCCCGTGAGCCGCATCGCCAAGGCGCCGCTGCTCGTCCCCGAGACGCTGCCCGTGCAGCCCCTCCTGGAGCGGCTCCGCAGCGAGCAGCCGATGGCCGTCGTCGTCGACGAGTACGGCGGCACGGCGGGCGTCGTCACCCTGGAGGACATCGTCGAGGAGCTCGTCGGCGAGGTCCGCGACGAGCACGACCGCCAGGACCTGCCCGAGCTCGCCGCGGCTCCGCCCGAGGACGGCCGCCCGGCCTGGGACGCCGACGGCGGCTGCCGCGTCGACACGCTCCAGCGCATAGGACTCGACGTCCCCGAGGGGCCGTACGAGACGGTGGCCGGGCTCGTCGCCGATCTGCTCGGGCGCATCCCGGCGCCCGGCGACCGGGCCGAGCTGCCGGGCTGGCGGCTCGCGGTGCGCCAGGTCGGGCACTACCGCGCCGAGCGCGTACGGCTCGTACGGACCGCGGGCACGCGGGCGGGCGGCGACCCGGCGACCGCCGCCGCGGGGGAAAGGGCCGTCGCGGAGGCGGTGGTATGA
- a CDS encoding PH domain-containing protein has translation MTESSAPPALPVTFRPGRTRAVLLAAAAAIFAVLVVIAVILPDLNPGERVSFVFTGALLSGALVLLSRPKVIADESGVTVVNIATRRRLAWAEIVQVNLRPGDPWVFLNLTDGTSLPALGIQPGIAKQQAISDARALRALADARSGSEHG, from the coding sequence ATGACTGAGTCCTCCGCCCCGCCCGCGCTCCCGGTCACCTTCCGGCCCGGACGCACCCGCGCCGTCCTGCTCGCCGCCGCGGCCGCCATCTTCGCGGTCCTGGTGGTGATCGCGGTGATCCTGCCCGACCTCAACCCGGGCGAGCGCGTCAGCTTCGTCTTCACCGGAGCACTGCTCTCCGGTGCGCTCGTGCTGCTCAGCAGGCCCAAGGTGATCGCCGACGAGTCCGGCGTGACCGTCGTCAACATCGCCACCCGGCGCCGTCTCGCCTGGGCCGAGATCGTCCAGGTCAATCTGCGCCCCGGGGACCCCTGGGTGTTCCTCAACCTCACCGACGGCACCAGCCTGCCGGCCCTCGGCATCCAGCCGGGCATCGCCAAGCAGCAGGCCATCAGCGACGCCCGGGCGCTGCGCGCCCTCGCCGACGCGCGTTCGGGCAGCGAGCACGGCTGA
- the hisG gene encoding ATP phosphoribosyltransferase, translating to MLRIAVPNKGSLSGPASAMLHEAGYQQRRESKELVIVDPENEVEFFYLRPRDIAIYVSSGKLDIGITGRDLLIDSGANAEEILPLGFARSTFRFAAKPGTAQGLADLAGRTVATSYEGIVAKHLADSGVDASVIHLDGAVETAIELGVAQVIADVVETGTSLRNAGLEVFGEPIMKSEAVVIRRTGAEADDPKVQQFLRRLQGVLVARTYVMMDYDCRAEHLEQAVALTPGLESPTISPLHNEGWVAVRSMVPTKDAQRVMDDLYAIGARAILTTAIHACRL from the coding sequence ATGCTGCGCATCGCCGTCCCCAACAAGGGTTCACTGTCCGGACCTGCGTCGGCGATGCTGCATGAGGCCGGATACCAGCAGCGCCGCGAGTCCAAGGAACTCGTCATCGTCGACCCCGAGAACGAGGTCGAGTTCTTCTACCTGCGCCCGCGCGACATCGCCATCTACGTCTCCTCGGGCAAGCTCGACATCGGCATCACCGGCCGCGACCTGCTGATCGACTCCGGCGCCAACGCCGAGGAGATCCTGCCGCTCGGCTTCGCCCGCTCCACCTTCCGCTTCGCCGCCAAGCCGGGCACCGCGCAGGGCCTCGCGGACCTCGCGGGCCGCACCGTCGCCACCTCCTACGAGGGCATCGTCGCCAAGCACCTGGCCGACAGCGGCGTCGACGCCTCCGTCATCCACCTGGACGGCGCCGTCGAGACCGCCATCGAACTGGGCGTCGCCCAGGTGATCGCGGACGTCGTGGAGACCGGCACCAGCCTGCGCAACGCGGGCCTCGAGGTGTTCGGCGAGCCGATCATGAAGTCCGAGGCCGTGGTCATCCGGCGCACCGGCGCCGAGGCCGACGACCCCAAGGTGCAGCAGTTCCTGCGCCGCCTCCAGGGCGTCCTGGTCGCCCGTACGTACGTGATGATGGACTACGACTGCCGCGCCGAGCACCTGGAGCAGGCCGTGGCCCTCACCCCCGGCCTGGAGTCGCCGACCATCTCCCCGCTGCACAACGAGGGCTGGGTCGCCGTCCGCTCGATGGTGCCCACCAAGGACGCCCAGCGGGTCATGGACGACCTGTACGCCATCGGCGCGCGCGCCATCCTGACCACGGCGATCCACGCCTGCCGCCTGTGA
- a CDS encoding phosphoribosyl-ATP diphosphatase produces MSKKTFEELFTELQHKAAHGDPATSRTAELVDKGVHAIGKKVVEEAAEVWMAAEYEGKEAAAEEISQLLYHVQVMMVARGISLSDVYAHL; encoded by the coding sequence ATGTCCAAGAAGACTTTCGAGGAGCTCTTCACCGAGCTCCAGCACAAGGCAGCCCACGGCGACCCCGCCACCTCCCGCACCGCGGAACTGGTGGACAAGGGCGTCCATGCCATCGGCAAGAAGGTCGTCGAGGAGGCCGCCGAGGTGTGGATGGCCGCCGAGTACGAGGGCAAGGAAGCCGCCGCCGAGGAGATCTCGCAGCTCCTGTACCACGTACAGGTGATGATGGTCGCCCGCGGCATCTCCCTCAGCGACGTATACGCCCACCTCTAG
- the ribH gene encoding 6,7-dimethyl-8-ribityllumazine synthase, with amino-acid sequence MSGKGAPELSVKNCGDLRVAVIAALWHEKVMDGLVDGALRALHELGIDEPTLLRVPGSFELPVVAKVLAGRGYDAIVALGVVIRGGTPHFEYVCQGVTQGLTQVSVDTGVPIGFGVLTCDTDEQALDRAGLEGSTEDKGHEAVTAAVATAATLRSISEPWR; translated from the coding sequence GTGAGCGGCAAGGGTGCCCCCGAACTGAGCGTGAAGAACTGCGGTGACCTGCGCGTCGCCGTCATCGCCGCCCTGTGGCACGAGAAGGTCATGGACGGCCTCGTCGACGGCGCGCTGCGCGCCCTGCACGAGCTCGGCATCGACGAGCCGACGCTCCTTCGCGTGCCCGGCAGCTTCGAGCTGCCGGTCGTCGCCAAGGTCCTCGCGGGCCGCGGCTACGACGCGATCGTCGCCCTCGGCGTCGTGATCCGCGGGGGCACCCCGCACTTCGAGTACGTGTGCCAGGGCGTCACCCAGGGCCTGACCCAGGTGTCCGTCGACACCGGCGTGCCGATCGGCTTCGGCGTGCTGACCTGCGACACCGACGAGCAGGCCCTGGACCGCGCGGGCCTGGAGGGCTCCACCGAGGACAAGGGGCACGAGGCGGTCACGGCCGCCGTCGCGACGGCGGCCACCCTGCGCAGCATCTCCGAGCCCTGGCGCTGA
- a CDS encoding bifunctional 3,4-dihydroxy-2-butanone-4-phosphate synthase/GTP cyclohydrolase II, which yields MTTHTPPAAPDDAGPVHPFYYTTDNSEDLCLDPVELAVRDIAAGRPVVVVDDENRENEGDLVVAAEKATPEIVAFMMTECRGLICAPMEADELDRLELPQMVTENTESMSTAFTVTVDAGPAHGVTTGISAADRATTLQMLAGGKAKADDFVRPGHIFPLRAKDGGVLARPGHTEAAVDLARLAGLRPAGAIVEIAGEDGRMLRLPQLIPFARKHGLTIISIEDLIDYRRSAEPTVRREAEVHLPTAFGEFTAYGYRSTADGVEHVALVHGDIQDGEDVLVRVHSECLTGDVFHSLRCDCGPQLQESMRRIAAAGRGVVVYLRGHEGRGIGLMSKLRAYELQERGSDTLDANLELGLPADARDYGAGAQILDDLGVRSLRLLTNNPDKTEALARHGLKVIAREPMPVTAGEHNLRYLRTKRDRMGHDLPWLDATDMSACGNQ from the coding sequence ATGACCACCCACACGCCTCCCGCCGCCCCCGATGACGCCGGGCCGGTGCACCCCTTCTACTACACGACCGACAACTCCGAGGACCTCTGCCTCGACCCCGTCGAACTGGCCGTCCGGGACATCGCCGCGGGCCGCCCCGTCGTGGTCGTCGACGACGAGAACCGGGAGAACGAGGGCGACCTCGTCGTCGCCGCCGAGAAGGCGACCCCCGAGATCGTCGCCTTCATGATGACCGAGTGCCGCGGCCTGATCTGCGCCCCCATGGAGGCCGACGAGCTCGACCGCCTCGAACTGCCGCAGATGGTCACGGAGAACACCGAGTCGATGAGCACGGCCTTCACCGTGACCGTCGACGCGGGCCCCGCGCACGGCGTGACCACCGGCATCTCCGCCGCCGACCGCGCCACCACCCTCCAGATGCTCGCCGGCGGCAAGGCCAAGGCCGACGACTTCGTCCGCCCCGGCCACATCTTCCCGCTGCGCGCCAAGGACGGCGGCGTCCTCGCCCGACCCGGGCACACCGAGGCCGCCGTCGACCTCGCGCGGCTCGCCGGCCTGCGCCCCGCCGGGGCCATCGTCGAGATCGCCGGCGAGGACGGACGCATGCTGCGCCTGCCCCAGCTGATCCCCTTCGCACGGAAGCACGGACTGACCATCATCTCCATCGAGGACCTGATCGACTACCGGCGCTCCGCCGAACCCACCGTGCGCCGCGAGGCCGAGGTCCACCTGCCCACGGCCTTCGGCGAGTTCACCGCGTACGGCTACCGCTCCACCGCCGACGGCGTCGAGCACGTGGCGCTCGTCCACGGCGACATCCAGGACGGCGAGGACGTCCTGGTGCGCGTCCACTCCGAGTGCCTGACCGGCGACGTCTTCCACTCCCTGCGCTGCGACTGCGGCCCCCAGCTCCAGGAGTCCATGCGGCGCATCGCCGCGGCGGGCCGAGGCGTCGTGGTCTATCTGCGCGGCCACGAGGGCCGCGGCATCGGCCTGATGTCCAAGCTGCGCGCGTACGAGCTCCAGGAGCGCGGCAGCGACACCCTGGACGCCAATCTGGAGCTGGGCCTGCCCGCCGACGCCCGCGACTACGGCGCGGGTGCCCAGATCCTCGACGACCTCGGCGTGCGCAGCCTGCGCCTGCTGACCAACAACCCCGACAAGACCGAGGCGCTCGCCCGCCACGGCCTCAAGGTCATCGCCCGCGAGCCCATGCCGGTCACCGCGGGCGAGCACAACCTGCGCTATCTGCGCACCAAGCGCGACCGCATGGGCCACGACCTGCCCTGGCTCGACGCCACGGACATGTCCGCCTGCGGCAATCAGTGA
- a CDS encoding nicotinamide mononucleotide transporter family protein — protein sequence MNQFDWLNAEAFTAFGQHIMWSDMVGNSVGLIALALGWRRSIWTWPAQFLSGVILVAAYASAQLSGGVGKQLLVIGVAVWGWRQWTRGSQKAQDGSIAVRFATWKERGLLIGGTAVGTLAVGALFSAVPDLSWNPWPDAYIFVGTLAAMVAQARGLVEFWFAWLLVDVVGVPLAFSSGLAFSGLVYVVYLALVLWGLRDWWLRSRGAAAPQPQPVIEGAPA from the coding sequence ATGAACCAGTTCGACTGGCTCAACGCGGAGGCCTTCACGGCCTTCGGCCAGCACATCATGTGGTCCGACATGGTCGGCAACAGCGTCGGCCTGATCGCCCTCGCCCTCGGCTGGCGCCGCTCGATCTGGACCTGGCCCGCCCAGTTCCTGTCCGGCGTGATCCTCGTGGCCGCGTACGCCTCCGCGCAGCTCTCCGGCGGCGTCGGCAAGCAGCTCCTCGTCATCGGCGTCGCGGTGTGGGGCTGGCGGCAGTGGACCCGCGGCAGCCAGAAGGCGCAGGACGGATCCATCGCCGTCCGCTTCGCCACCTGGAAGGAGCGCGGACTGCTCATCGGCGGCACGGCGGTCGGCACCCTCGCGGTCGGCGCGCTGTTCTCCGCCGTGCCCGACCTGTCCTGGAACCCCTGGCCGGACGCCTACATATTCGTCGGCACGCTCGCCGCGATGGTCGCCCAGGCACGCGGCCTGGTCGAGTTCTGGTTCGCGTGGCTGCTCGTCGACGTCGTCGGGGTGCCGCTCGCGTTCTCCAGCGGACTCGCCTTCTCCGGCCTCGTGTACGTCGTCTACCTCGCCCTGGTGCTGTGGGGCCTGCGCGACTGGTGGCTGCGCTCGCGCGGCGCCGCCGCCCCGCAGCCGCAGCCCGTCATCGAAGGAGCCCCGGCATGA
- a CDS encoding riboflavin synthase — MFTGIVEELGEVTAVETLADASRFRLRGPVVTDGAKHGDSIAVNGVCLTVVDHEGDEFTADVMAETLNRSSLGALAPGSKVNLERPTAVGARLGGHIVQGHVDGTGTVLDRKTSENWEIVKIALPADLARYVVEKGSITVDGVSLTVVDAGPDYFTVSLIPTTLALTTLGVKQSGDPVNLEVDIIAKYVERLLGSRAQTQETTR, encoded by the coding sequence GTGTTCACCGGAATCGTCGAAGAGCTGGGCGAAGTCACCGCCGTCGAGACCCTGGCCGACGCGTCCCGCTTCCGCCTGCGCGGTCCCGTCGTCACCGACGGCGCGAAGCACGGCGACTCCATCGCCGTCAACGGCGTATGTCTGACCGTCGTCGACCACGAGGGCGACGAGTTCACCGCCGACGTGATGGCCGAGACGCTGAACCGCTCCAGCCTCGGCGCGCTCGCGCCCGGCTCGAAGGTCAACCTGGAGCGCCCCACCGCCGTGGGCGCCCGGCTCGGCGGGCACATCGTGCAGGGCCACGTGGACGGCACCGGCACCGTGCTCGACCGCAAGACCTCCGAGAACTGGGAGATCGTCAAGATCGCCCTGCCCGCCGACCTCGCCCGCTACGTGGTCGAGAAGGGCTCCATCACCGTCGACGGGGTCAGCCTGACCGTCGTCGACGCCGGGCCCGACTACTTCACCGTCAGCCTCATCCCCACGACGCTCGCGCTCACCACGCTCGGCGTCAAGCAGTCCGGCGACCCCGTCAACCTCGAGGTCGACATCATCGCCAAGTACGTGGAGCGCCTGCTCGGCTCCCGCGCCCAGACACAGGAGACCACTCGATGA